In Myxocyprinus asiaticus isolate MX2 ecotype Aquarium Trade chromosome 16, UBuf_Myxa_2, whole genome shotgun sequence, a single window of DNA contains:
- the apoc4 gene encoding apolipoprotein C-IV, which translates to MSRLMLFVLGMMLQACIIMSNALTTPSPEEEIVGVLERAKQAYRETKAKVLNVGSSVADLAGMYYEEHLKPVADSYKDWAREKASSLWDRLKDRVSTLRST; encoded by the exons ATGTCCAGACTGATGCTCTTTGTTCTAGGCATGATGCTGCAAG CATGTATTATAATGTCCAATGCTTTGACCACTCCTAGTCCAGAAGAAGAAATCGTTGGAGTTTTAGAAAGGGCAAAGCAGGCGTACAG AGAAACAAAGGCTAAAGTTCTAAATGTTGGCAGTTCCGTAGCAGATTTGGCTGGCATGTACTATGAGGAACATCTCAAGCCTGTAGCTGACTCTTACAAAGACTGGGCTAGAGAAAAAGCAAGTTCCCTCTGGGACAGACTCAAAGACAGGGTATCCACCTTAAGATCAACCTAA
- the LOC127454098 gene encoding apolipoprotein C-I-like: MKLYLAAAVLMLVFAAHTEAQVEPTLEQHFANFHTQVKEIAGDLTEKTKNAFAQFEQSEFAVKTKNWFTEQFDKIKQKLGETFSSD; this comes from the exons ATGAAACTGTACTTAGCTGCAGCCGTGTTGATGCTTGTGTTTGCTGCACACACAG AGGCCCAGGTGGAGCCCACACTGGAGCAGCACTTCGCCAATTTCCACACCCAAGTGAAGGAGATTGCAGGGGACCTGACAGAGAAGACCAAGAACGCATTCGCACAGTTTGAACAGAGCGAGTTCGCTGTCAAAACCAA GAACTGGTTTACTGAGCAGTTTGATAAGATAAAGCAGAAGCTGGGTGAAACCTTCAGTTCAGATTAA
- the LOC127454359 gene encoding apolipoprotein Eb-like: protein MSIKMRALAVIFALAVITGCHARALFQADASQPRWEEMVDRFWQYVAELNTHADGVVLNIKSSQLSRELDTLISDTMAELSTYSDNLQTQLAPYASDATGQMSKDLQLLSSKLETDMNDAKERSTQYLQELKTMMEQNADDVKNRVNTYTRKLKKRLNKDTEEIRNTVATYVGELQSRASQNADAVKDHLEPYLSQAQEGANQKLGVFGDLVKTQTQEVSEQLETQAGALKEKLEQTAESLRTSLEGHVEELTSFLTPYSEKIREQLQIVMDKIKEASAALPTQA from the exons ATGTCCATCAAAATGCGGGCTCTGGCTGTGATCTTTGCTCTGGCAGTAATAACTG GCTGCCATGCTCGTGCCCTGTTTCAGGCTGATGCCTCCCAGCCCAGATGGGAGGAGATGGTGGACCGCTTCTGGCAGTATGTGGCAGAACTCAACACACATGCTGATGGTGTGGTGCTAAACATCAAGAGCTCCCAACTTAGCAGAGAGCTTGA CACCCTGATAAGTGACACCATGGCTGAGCTGAGCACCTATAGTGACAATCTTCAAACCCAGCTGGCTCCATATGCCTCCGATGCTACTGGTCAGATGAGCAAGGATCTCCAGCTCTTGTCTAGCAAACTGGAGACTGACATGAATGATGCCAAGGAACGATCCACTCAATACCTGCAAGAGCTGAAAACCATGATGGAGCAGAACgctgatgatgtgaagaaccgtGTGAACACATACACCCGCAAACTAAAGAAGCGCTTGAACAAGGACACAGAGGAGATCCGCAA CACTGTGGCAACCTACGTGGGAGAGCTGCAGTCTCGTGCCTCCCAGAATGCCGATGCTGTGAAGGATCATCTTGAACCCTACCTGAGCCAGGCCCAGGAGGGTGCCAACCAGAAATtgggtgtttttggtgatttggtTAAGACCCAGACCCAGGAGGTGAGTGAGCAGCTGGAAACTCAGGCTGGAGCACTGAAAGAGAAGCTGGAGCAGACCGCTGAGTCCCTGCGTACCTCCCTGGAGGGACACGTGGAGGAGCTGACAAGCTTCCTCACCCCCTATTCTGAGAAGATCCGTGAGCAACTGCAGATCGTCATGGACAAGATCAAGGAGGCCTCTGCAGCTCTTCCCACTCAGGCTTAA